The DNA window ACTACATCGGTCCCGAGGTCACTGCCGAGGCCGTGAAGGTCCTCCAGGCCGTCGCCCCGTCGTACGACACCACGCTCGAGACGACGGACTACGACCTGGGCGCCAACCGCTACCTCGCGACCGGCGAGGTGCTTCCGGACAAGGTGCTCGCCGAGCTTCGCGACCACGACGCGATCCTGCTCGGCGCGGTCGGCGGACGTCCGGGCGACCCGAACCTGCCGCCCGGCATCCTCGAGCGCGGGTTGCTGCTGCGGATCCGGTTCGAGTTCGACCACTACGTGAACCTGCGGCCCTCGAAGCTGTTCCCCGGCGTTCCTTCTCCGCTCGCCGGTGAGCCGGAGATCGACTTCGTCGTGGTCCGCGAGGGCACCGAAGGCCTGTACGTCGGCAACGGCGGCGTCGTCCGCAAGGACACCCCGCACGAGCTGGCGACCGAGATCAGCATCAACACCGCGCACGGCGTCGACCGCGTCGTCCGTGACGCGTTCCGCCGCGCGCAGGCACGGCGCGGGAAGCTCACGCTGGTCCACAAGACCAACGTGCTCGTGCACGCCGGCGGGCTGTGGTCGCGTACGGTCGACCGGGTCTCGCAGGAGTTCCCCGACGTCACCGTCGACTACCTGCACGTCGACGCGGCGACGATCTTCATGGTGACGCAGCCGGACCGGTTCGACGTCATCGTCACCGACAACCTGTTCGGCGACATCATCACCGACCTGGCCGCCGCCGTGACCGGCGGAATCGGCCTCGCGGCGAGCGGGAACGTCAACCCCGACGGCACCGCTCCCAGCATGTTCGAGCCTGTGCACGGCTCGGCCCCCGACATCGCCGGCACGGGCAAGGCCGACCCCACGGCCGCCATCTTGTCCGCGGCTCTGCTGCTCGACCACCTCGGGCTGGCCGACGCCGCCCGCCGAGTCGAGGACACGGTGCACGCCGACCTCGCGGAGCGAACGGCGGGCACGACCCGTACGACCGCCGAGATCGGCGACGCGATCGCCAGCCGAGTAGCCACGTAGAGCTGTGGCGCGCCCCCGCGGCGCACGCAGCTCACACCGCCTGCCGGCTTCGGCAGGCGGTGTTTCTTGTCCCCATACTTTTCTGACGAGACATTCACGATTGGGTACGGTGCAGCCATGACCGCAAGCCTCGAGTACGCCCGCCAGCTGACGGACTCGCCGGTGCCGCCCGAGCGGCGTGACGAGAT is part of the Tenggerimyces flavus genome and encodes:
- a CDS encoding 3-isopropylmalate dehydrogenase, which codes for MSRSIRLAVIGGDYIGPEVTAEAVKVLQAVAPSYDTTLETTDYDLGANRYLATGEVLPDKVLAELRDHDAILLGAVGGRPGDPNLPPGILERGLLLRIRFEFDHYVNLRPSKLFPGVPSPLAGEPEIDFVVVREGTEGLYVGNGGVVRKDTPHELATEISINTAHGVDRVVRDAFRRAQARRGKLTLVHKTNVLVHAGGLWSRTVDRVSQEFPDVTVDYLHVDAATIFMVTQPDRFDVIVTDNLFGDIITDLAAAVTGGIGLAASGNVNPDGTAPSMFEPVHGSAPDIAGTGKADPTAAILSAALLLDHLGLADAARRVEDTVHADLAERTAGTTRTTAEIGDAIASRVAT